AGGAGCTGAACCGCGTGAGCTTTAATGGAGCACCTGCAAAATACGATCTTCGGACTTGGAGCCCAGATCATACAAAGATGGGAAAAGGCATTACCTTGTCGAATGAAGAATTTCAGGTTCTATTAGACGCCTTTAGAAATTAGAAAGTCAGACATTTATCGTTTACTACTCGTCAAAAACTAAAATTTGACGTCGTTAACTCACCTTGCTTCAACAGTCCAGCGGACTGTTGAAGGTTGGAAATAATGCTCAGCGTAAACTTTAGTTCTAATTATGGTTTTTAGGACACCAGCAACGCTAGTGTTATCTATGACCTTCCACAATTCTCAATTGTGGAACCTAGTCATATTTTGATCTTTATAGAGTAGAAAGTATAGCTGTAAAAATAGAAAAAGAGTGGTTTTGAAAACCACTCTTTAGAATTATTTGAGACCGTATTTTTTGTTGAAACGATCCACACGTCCATCTGCTTGAGTGAACTTTTGACGTCCAGTGTAGAATGGGTGTGAGTCTGATGAAATTTCGACACGAATCAATGGGTAAGTTTCCCCTTCGAATTCAACTGTTTCGTTTGAAGACTTTGTTGAACCGCTAAGGAACTTGAAGCCAGTAGTAGTGTCCATAAAGACAACAGGGCGATAATCTGGATGAATATCTTTTCTCATTTTAAAAATCCTTTCTGCCATGGACTCTTTGCGAGCCATAGATTAGTTACTCTGATAGTGTATCAAATTCTTGGGAACTTGACAAGTATTTTCTATCAATTTTCTTTGTTTTTTACAAGATATTGTAATTCTTGGTAGATTTGATCGACTTCTTCTTTTGAGTAAGCGTTGGCACCGCTGGCTAGGGGATGACCGCCGCCGTCATGTTTTTTAGCCACTTCATTGATAGGGACAAATTTGCTGCGGAGGCGTACACGGTAATGAGCGCTTTCTTGCTCAACGAAAATCCCCCAGAGTTCCACCTGATCAATTTTTCCTGGGGC
The window above is part of the Streptococcus himalayensis genome. Proteins encoded here:
- a CDS encoding type B 50S ribosomal protein L31 — translated: MRKDIHPDYRPVVFMDTTTGFKFLSGSTKSSNETVEFEGETYPLIRVEISSDSHPFYTGRQKFTQADGRVDRFNKKYGLK
- a CDS encoding YdbC family protein, with the translated sequence MADFKFEIEEKLLVLSENEKGWTKELNRVSFNGAPAKYDLRTWSPDHTKMGKGITLSNEEFQVLLDAFRN